The Nostoc sp. 'Peltigera membranacea cyanobiont' N6 genome contains the following window.
GGCGTAGCCGACATTCGAGAAACCTTTGCTAGTGGGGACAACGGACTCAATAGACCCTTTGGGATGGCTTTTGCAGATAATTCCTTTTTTCTAGGAAATACAGATACTGTGGTGCGTTTTCCATATACTCAAGGTCAAAACAAGATTACAGGTAAAGGGGAAAAAATCGCAGACTTGCCTTCTCAAGGTTATAACAACCATTGGACGCGCAATGTTGTTGTCTCACCCGATCGCAATAAATTATATGTCTCAGTTGGATCGGGAACCAATGTGGATGAAGAACCCCTACCACGCGCTTCTATACAGGTGATGAATTTAGATGGTTCTCAACAGCAAACTTTCGCTTCCGGCTTGCGTAACCCGGTTGGTTTGGACTTTCATCCTGTAACTAAAGAACTTTACGCCACTATTAACGAACGCGATGGAATCGGTGATGACTTGGTTCCAGACTATCTGACACGGGTTAAACAGGGGGGATTTTACGGCTGGCCTTATGCTTATCTAACACCAAACAACCTCGATCCGCGTCAAAAAACGGATGGAAAAAGTAAACGCCCCGAATTAGCAGCCCGTACCCAAACGCCAGATGTGCTATTCCAAGCGCATTCAGCAGCATTGGGTTTACAGTTTTATGATGGTAAGAAGTTTCCAGAAAAATACCGCAACGGTGCTTTTGCTGCTTTTCGTGGTTCTTGGAATCGCGATCGCGGCACTGGTTATAAAATTGTATTTGTTCCCTTCGATGCTAAAGGGCGATCGCTTGGCTATTACGAAGATTTTCTCACAGGCTTTTTACTAAATCCTTCTGTACCAACCACTTGGGGACGACCTGTAGGTTTACTCGTGTTGCCAGATGGTAGTTTATTACTAACAGAAGAAGCCAATAATCGGATTTATCGGATTCAGTATACGGGGGGATGATTGAAAGAGGCAGGGGGCAGGGGGAGAGAAGAAATAAATGTGTTCAGGGTTTTTATAGTAATAAAATTCAATCAAAATTTACTAAAAATTTTCTTTACCTCCCCTGCTGAAGAACTGCTCACTGTTAGAGCATTACTGCCTCTCCCTACCCAGGTTTATCCCATTTACGGTAAATTACAGAAAAATACTAATAATTATCTGGTTGAGAAATTGATTATGACTCCCAATGAAAATAATACTCAGTCAAATATCAACGAATTGCCTCCCCATTCAGGTACACGATACTGGGGTGAGGTGGAGGTGATCGAGGAGGGAGATACTTATAGAATTAGCCGTGTTGAAATCAAGCCCAGGCACGGAATTAAACCACAAATTCATTATCACCGCAATGAACATTGGGTTGTAGTTTCCGGTGTAGCTAAGGTAACTTGTGGCGATGCAGAAATATTACTGAATCGAAATGAGTCAACTTATGTCCCCGCAGCAACCCTACATAAGGTAGAAAATCCTGGACATATCCCGCTAGTTATTCTGGAAATTCAAAATGGTGAATATTTGGGCGAGGATGATACTGAGCGTCCTTATGACTTAAATTTGCTCAAAGCTGTAGCTGAAGGTTAGTGAGAGACGCAATTAATCGCGTCTGTATAAAAGTGAGGAGTAGAGACGCGATTAATCGCGTCTGTTGTTAATGCCCCATACCCAAATCAAAACCAACCTTCTTGTTCTAGGGTTTCAATTAACTGTAAGCCACGAGGATCGCCCACTCCTAACAGTGATGCTTTCGCGTCTTCTCGGACTCCCAAATCTTGGTCTTCGGCAAAGGCTTGAATTAGAGCATCGATCGCTGTGGCATAAACTACATTAGAAGGTAGTTCGCGGCACAATTGACCAATTGCCCAAGCACAGTTACTTCGCACTGCTGCCACGGGATCTTTGACTAAGGCTTCAATTAATGGTGGTATTGCCCCGATAACTGCTTCATAACCAACTTCTGCCATCTGTGCTAAGGAGCTAGCAGCCCACAAACGCACTGCGGAAATGTCTGTTCTTAAGGCATCTGCTAGGGGCGGTAAAGAACGGCGATCGCGACAGTTTCCTAAAGCCCAAACAACGCCTTTACGCACATAGCCATTCCAATCACTGTTTAGTTGAGCAATTAATGGAGTCACTGCTTCTGAACTGGGATTGCGTCCGAGGGCATAAGATGCGCTCACCCTGACTAAGGGACAGATATCAGTTAAGAGGCGAATCAAATGGGGAGTAGCACGCGCATCTTCTATATCACAAAAAGCACGCGCCGCTAACATTCTTTGCTGGGGCTGGGGATTTTCCAGGAGGGCTAGCATCACTTCCGGATCGGGCTTCGCCACAACTGATTCGGCAGTTAGCGGCTCTATTTTATCTAGGGGGCTTTCTAGTTCCTCCTCAATATCGAGTAGGCTTAGATCGTCTTCGTCATACATAATTTCATTTCAATCCCGAAAAGGGATTAACACATAATCCCCCGTGCCAATAAGTTAAAACTTTATAAGTTGCGTAATTATACACTTTCTTTTCCCCTCGTTGAATTTTATCCAAACGAGAACCGTTATATACTCAAACACTAAAGTATGTTACGGCTATTCTCTAGTTTATTTTTCTGCACTCAGGAATTTTACCATCCACAGGGATTGGGTTTGATAACCTAACTGATTGTAAAGATTTAATGCGGGTTTGTTTGATTGAAACACTTGTAATCCGATCTGGCGATCGCCTCTTTGAATAGCCCAATTCTCCACATATCGCATCAAGGCTGTACCAATACCTCGCCGCCGATGTTCTGGTACAACGTAGAGGATGAAGATATGAGCATGGCGATTACCCTGCACTTGATCTATGGCATTGCCCACCCAAAGGCAAGCAATGGGGAATTGGGAATTGGGAATTGGGAATTGAGTATAGTTATTCCCCTTGTCCCCTTGTCCCCTTGTCCCCTTGTCCCCCTGCTCCCCCTCTTCTTCTACCCACCACAAGGGCGTATCGCTAGAAAAGTATTGCTTAACTGTTTGCTCTAGGTGAGAAAAATCCTCATTGGGAAAGAGATCCTGGTAAGTTCGCTGCATGAATTTAAGCAGCAGCGATCGCTCCAATGTGGAACCACGGCGAATCATATACCCTGGTAGTAGTTGCTCAGACACTTCTGACGTTTGTTTCTTAGCTAGGTGAGTTATACCAATTACGAATTACGAATTACGAATTAGTATGTGCTACGGGTGGCAAATTAGCAGGAGTGGGTTGAGAACTTATCCCTACCTCTTCAATTGGTGCAGGTGCTGCCATATCGGATGGTAAAAAGATACGGGCGCTGACTGCGACTAGGGCAAAGAGAAATACCAAAACTGCAAGCAGTGGGGCGATGTATTGACGAAAAATAGCCATATTTTAATTGCAAAGAGGCTAGGAACTCTTATAAGAACTTAGCTGAAGATTTATGAAGTATTCTTTATTTTAGCAATTTTCTGTGTCAAGGAATGGGGAATGGGTATTGCTTATTCTTTCTCTCCCCCATTTCCCCGATCGCCCTGATTTACCGTTCCACAGTAATATTAGCTGCGCTCCAAGTCATCAAGTACTCTTTCGCAATACCAATTTTCCGGCATTCCAGGATAAGTTTCCTTTGCCTGTTCAATTAACCTTTCGGCTGCGGCAGTGTCACCGGATAATTTAGCAATCAGTCTGTTTTTGAGATAGCTATCAGATACACCATCGTCTACCTGGTTTGGTATCCCTTGATTTATAGTTGATGGTCGAGACTGATCTCTTCGTAACTGCCAAAATAAAACGTAATAAAGTGTACCAAAAATTAAAATTAGGCTGAGTGTTCCGAAAAAAGTTAGGAGATTAAATGCTAGATATCCCAGAACTAACTGCGAGAGAACATACCCAAGTAATAAACCAGTCAGTAAGAGAATAAATGTGCCTACAGCAATAACTACTTGATTCCCCATATATCCTCTTCTTCGTCGTCAAGTCCTGGTCTGGATAATACTACCACTGGTTTGGGATTCCAAGGGGCAAAAAATGGCAATAATAGTAATCCTGGCAAAGCTGCTATTGCTGTCAGTAGAAAGAATGTAGACCAACCGGTGGCTTGTGCCCATGTACCTGCTGGAGCCGTGACAATATCTCTACTAAAAGCTTGTAAACTGGAAAGTAAGGCGTACTGTGTAGCTGAAAAGCTTTGGTTACAAAGACTCATCAAAAATGCTACAAAAGCAGCAGTTTCTAGACCAGCACAGAATTGTTCGATATTAACGGCAGCTAACATTAGATAGAAATTTTTACCGACTACTGCTAGCGCAAAAAAAGCCAAGTTACCGACAGCTTGGAGTATAGCAAATATCCAGAGCGAGCGATTAACACCAATTTTGGTCATTATTGCTCCTGCTGCCAAGGTACCAACAATAGTGGCGAAAATTCCTAATGCGCCAGGAAATGCAATGTCGGTTTGAGTAAAATGTAAACCTTTATCTAACAAAAATGGGGTGGATACATTCTTTAGTAAAGAATCTCCCAGCTTGTAGATCACAATGAATACCAAAATTAAAAGTCCTTGTAGCCAGCCATGACGCTGGAAAAATTCAATGAAGGGTAATTTTACGGCGGCGGATAAAGTCTGAGGCGGGCGATCGCGCAGGACTGGTTCTGGTGCAAAAATAGAACTTACCACGCCTACCAGCATCAACAGCGACATTAACAAGTAAACAGCTTGCCAAGGCATTCTGTCTGCCAAAAATAGGGTGACGTAACCGGTTACTAGAATGGCAATGCGATAACCCAACAAGTAAATAGATGCCCCAGCACCTCTTTCTTCTGCTGCCACTACATCGGTGCGGTAAGCATCAACTAAAATGTCTTGACTGGCGCTAAAAAAAGCAACAGCCACAGCAGCAATAATTAAAGGTTGTAGCCCTTGGGATGGGTGTTGTAGAGCCATTACAGCTATACTTAACAGTAATGCTACTTGTGTAATTACCAACCAACCTCTACGTCGCCCCAAAAAAGGCGGTACAAATCTATCTAGTAAAGGCGACCAGAGAAATTTTAAAGAATATGGTAGCTTAACTAAACTAAAAGCGGCGATCGCTGCCAAGCCAATCCCTTCTTTGGTCAACCAGGCTTGTAATGTCTGACTGGTTAAATACAACGGCAACCCTGATGAGAAGCCAAGAAATAACAAAGCTCCCATCTTCTGGCTGCCAAAAATTCGTAGCAGCGATTTTTTTACTTGCACAATATTGAAGATTCCTTGTTATCTAAGTTGAATTGCAGTTATCTTGCCATACCTGCTGTCTAATTTCGTATAAGCACACAAATCTGCTAAGATTTTCTTTATTTAAGATACATATCAACACTGCTCTAACAGTGCGATTATTCCTTAATTTTCCTTCGTTGAATAAATCTGATGCCCCCTGATTTCTACCCCGTGTGCAGCGAGGCATTTTTCCCAACCTTCACGAGTGCCGATAGCGCTTTTGTCGTTGAGCAATCCTAATTCCTGTTCTTGTTGGGTGAGTTTAGCAAATTCTTCGTAACCAGGGTAGTTGCGAGTAACAAATGTTTCTTTACGGTGCAAAATCGGCGGATTTGCCCTATTTTCATAGTCTCGGTGAGTTATAAATAGGGTTTTTAAATCAATACCGATGCTGGCTTTCAAGGCCGGATGGGGATCGGTGTCGAAATCAGGGTAAAACAGATAGGATATTTGCGGCTTATCAGTGTGATATTTGATCAATGTCGCTCCATCTACACGCCCAATGGTGCGACTAGCACAACCTTCACAAATTCGCAGTAAGGGATCGAGTGCTGCTAGTGCCGAAACATGGACGTAAATAGCACCGCGTGTATGTTTACCTATTTTGCTTTTTTCGCAAGCAGTTTGAATTACTCCAGATTTACCTAAGCTGAAAAGTTTTTGGTCGGCTACTTGACAAGCTTCCTCATAGCTGCTGAAAAAAGCTTTAATATCGTGGCGCATTTCTGGGGCTAGCTTTTGCCATGCGGGACGTTTATCAAAGTGAGTCAGAGCGAGATAAACTTGGATATCGAGAGAACGATGATATGCGATCGCATCCCATTCAGCCTCATCAGTAGCTTGCAAAATTACACCAAAGGCACGGCGGAAGTTACCAAATTCGCTCAGTAATTCCGGTTCATTTTCCAATTCACCTTTTACAGGTAGTCTACCGCGCTTGGTAAAGAAAGCCATGAGTGGTTGCAGCTGTTCTTGATAATCTTCAAACCGCTTGGTAGGGATGCGGACTCGCGGTGTAGAGGTGTTAGAAAAGAAGCGGATAGCTTTGTAACTTTCTTTTTCAGCCTCATCTCGAAAAACAAAGTAAACGCCAAGTGCGATCGGTACTGCATCGACATTTAGGACTTCATCAATATAAGTTTTGAGTTCTTGTTGTTCGTAATATTTCTGAAAAGTATTGCGGCGCGTCACAATGCCATCATTGTAAGCAAGTTGGGTTTTACTAGGAGCGTTAATCAGGATTTGAGCCGCGACAATTAAAACTTTTCCGGTGAGTTCCCAAGCTTGGATTAGGCTTTGACGGCGTTCCTCTGAGTCTTCAATGACATTGAGGACGTAACCCAGATTGACTACATCGGCAGTGATGCGTGGTACATCAGGATAGTAGTAAGGGTCCCAGCCCGCGCTGGTGTAACCTAAGTTTTTTACTCGCTGGACATCACCACCATAGCCGCAGCCGTAGTCAAAAAAAGTGGTGTCTTGATTGAGGATTGACCCTTCTATAGCCAATCGTACAGGGCGAGATATGTCAATGCGAGCGATCGCAGCTCGATGACGCTCAATTTCTAGCGCTTCAGGCATAATACTAATTCGTAATTCGTAATTCGTAATTCGTAATTAAGACAGTTAGCAGCTAATATTCTTTCAAGGTTTAACAGCCAGTTCAATTAAATCTTCAATTTTCTTGATATTTGGATCGCCTGCTAAGTAGCCAATACCGCGATGCAAATGTAAGCGGAATTGGGTGGCGAGGGTTTCTTTGTCCGTGGGATAGCCGTCATTGTGACAGCGTTGCTTGAGGGCGAGGAGGAGTATATCGGACATTTCG
Protein-coding sequences here:
- a CDS encoding AmpG family muropeptide MFS transporter, which produces MQVKKSLLRIFGSQKMGALLFLGFSSGLPLYLTSQTLQAWLTKEGIGLAAIAAFSLVKLPYSLKFLWSPLLDRFVPPFLGRRRGWLVITQVALLLSIAVMALQHPSQGLQPLIIAAVAVAFFSASQDILVDAYRTDVVAAEERGAGASIYLLGYRIAILVTGYVTLFLADRMPWQAVYLLMSLLMLVGVVSSIFAPEPVLRDRPPQTLSAAVKLPFIEFFQRHGWLQGLLILVFIVIYKLGDSLLKNVSTPFLLDKGLHFTQTDIAFPGALGIFATIVGTLAAGAIMTKIGVNRSLWIFAILQAVGNLAFFALAVVGKNFYLMLAAVNIEQFCAGLETAAFVAFLMSLCNQSFSATQYALLSSLQAFSRDIVTAPAGTWAQATGWSTFFLLTAIAALPGLLLLPFFAPWNPKPVVVLSRPGLDDEEEDIWGIK
- a CDS encoding ABC transporter permease, whose product is MGNQVVIAVGTFILLLTGLLLGYVLSQLVLGYLAFNLLTFFGTLSLILIFGTLYYVLFWQLRRDQSRPSTINQGIPNQVDDGVSDSYLKNRLIAKLSGDTAAAERLIEQAKETYPGMPENWYCERVLDDLERS
- a CDS encoding HEAT repeat domain-containing protein, with product MYDEDDLSLLDIEEELESPLDKIEPLTAESVVAKPDPEVMLALLENPQPQQRMLAARAFCDIEDARATPHLIRLLTDICPLVRVSASYALGRNPSSEAVTPLIAQLNSDWNGYVRKGVVWALGNCRDRRSLPPLADALRTDISAVRLWAASSLAQMAEVGYEAVIGAIPPLIEALVKDPVAAVRSNCAWAIGQLCRELPSNVVYATAIDALIQAFAEDQDLGVREDAKASLLGVGDPRGLQLIETLEQEGWF
- a CDS encoding phosphomannose isomerase type II C-terminal cupin domain produces the protein MTPNENNTQSNINELPPHSGTRYWGEVEVIEEGDTYRISRVEIKPRHGIKPQIHYHRNEHWVVVSGVAKVTCGDAEILLNRNESTYVPAATLHKVENPGHIPLVILEIQNGEYLGEDDTERPYDLNLLKAVAEG
- a CDS encoding PQQ-dependent sugar dehydrogenase, with the protein product MKAFARFLLPVFLLTLAAACNQTRASSDNPTPQKSVPSAQLTQNPTQPKNIVRTEALSPTPIRINLKNLPAPFATESASKRPEVVPIPQDPVLRVPRGFTVNVFAEGLDAPRWLALTPSGDVLVTETGQNRIRLLRDSNRDGVADIRETFASGDNGLNRPFGMAFADNSFFLGNTDTVVRFPYTQGQNKITGKGEKIADLPSQGYNNHWTRNVVVSPDRNKLYVSVGSGTNVDEEPLPRASIQVMNLDGSQQQTFASGLRNPVGLDFHPVTKELYATINERDGIGDDLVPDYLTRVKQGGFYGWPYAYLTPNNLDPRQKTDGKSKRPELAARTQTPDVLFQAHSAALGLQFYDGKKFPEKYRNGAFAAFRGSWNRDRGTGYKIVFVPFDAKGRSLGYYEDFLTGFLLNPSVPTTWGRPVGLLVLPDGSLLLTEEANNRIYRIQYTGG
- a CDS encoding DNA phosphorothioation-associated putative methyltransferase — protein: MPEALEIERHRAAIARIDISRPVRLAIEGSILNQDTTFFDYGCGYGGDVQRVKNLGYTSAGWDPYYYPDVPRITADVVNLGYVLNVIEDSEERRQSLIQAWELTGKVLIVAAQILINAPSKTQLAYNDGIVTRRNTFQKYYEQQELKTYIDEVLNVDAVPIALGVYFVFRDEAEKESYKAIRFFSNTSTPRVRIPTKRFEDYQEQLQPLMAFFTKRGRLPVKGELENEPELLSEFGNFRRAFGVILQATDEAEWDAIAYHRSLDIQVYLALTHFDKRPAWQKLAPEMRHDIKAFFSSYEEACQVADQKLFSLGKSGVIQTACEKSKIGKHTRGAIYVHVSALAALDPLLRICEGCASRTIGRVDGATLIKYHTDKPQISYLFYPDFDTDPHPALKASIGIDLKTLFITHRDYENRANPPILHRKETFVTRNYPGYEEFAKLTQQEQELGLLNDKSAIGTREGWEKCLAAHGVEIRGHQIYSTKEN
- a CDS encoding GNAT family N-acetyltransferase, whose protein sequence is MIRRGSTLERSLLLKFMQRTYQDLFPNEDFSHLEQTVKQYFSSDTPLWWVEEEGEQGDKGTRGQGDKGNNYTQFPIPNSQFPIACLWVGNAIDQVQGNRHAHIFILYVVPEHRRRGIGTALMRYVENWAIQRGDRQIGLQVFQSNKPALNLYNQLGYQTQSLWMVKFLSAEK